The DNA sequence GTGTCTATGTATGAAGACTGTAAAAGGAATCTTACTGAAAGTTGATGGGAGAACAATAGAGGGATTCTTTAGCTTCAAAATGCacatctgagggctggggatatggcctagtggcaagagtgcctgcctcggatacacgaggccctaggttcgattccccagcaccacctatacagaaaacggccagaagcggcgctgtggctcaagtggcagagtgctagctagccttgagcgggaagaagccagggacagtgctcaggccctgagtccaaggcccaggactggcaaaaaaaaaaaaaaaaaatgcacatctGAGACAGCAGGGTGAAATCCCTTGGAACaattagtatttttaaagaaaaacagaaaaccacaATTGGCTCTGTTGGGGGGCTAAGTACAGTAGGAGAGAAGCAAATGGAGAGAATCAACCAGAGAATATGACTAATGTACATTCACTATAATATGTAGAGATCACAAAactagtttgaaaaaaaatttttcaaattCTAAAACATAAAAGACACTCTTACTTTGGAGGAATGGGTAACCACATTTTCTAGAAGATAAAATAAACCCAAACATGGGAAATAAAGATGAGCCTCAAGAGCCTCCAAGCATTTCTatagaaaacaaagagttttccACAGATTCCCACTCTTTATCCTAATATGTTGGGAGATATAATCAATTCAGACACTATACACAATTctcttctcattttttattttattttttttaaaaagacagatttaGGATATGGTAAGAAATTACTGTTACATATTTTTTAATCTGTCAAATGCTACAAtaatggaataaataaataaaatcttaaatgtTCAATGTTTATagacatatttataaaaaaatgACTAAATTAGAAGACATAAAACAATGTTGATACACACCAGGAAGGGACTTAGGCAAGGAAAGGCACATCATTTCACCACAAGAAATAAAAACCACAGTTGAAGGCTAAGGGAAAGCCACAGCTTTAGATCTTGTGGTAGTATTCCCAGCTCTGGAGGATCATTATGTTAGAACCTTCTTTACGGTACTTAGCTGGAATAAAGAGAAATAGTTGGAGAATTTACTGTGTGGTCCTATTGTAATATTTAAGAGATAGCACACTTTTAATAAGTCTGGTGTGTGAAGAAGGAAGAGCAAAAATTGAAAATGGTTTGGTACTACTGAAAACTTTTACTGAGTTTTAGAAAAGAATAATATAGTATTACCAGATTAACTTGTTTGTCTGAAGGTGTTAGAATTTTCGCAgttacaaaattaaatttttaagtaaACACTGTACTTTTCACTTCTTGTAGCCAGACAACAGTATAATAGTTGCCATATTTCATCTCAGATAAAGTCATGTGCCAAAGTTTAGGAAAAAGGATCTTAAATAATTTCTCAATTTTATGGAACTTAAGTCTTTGAAAATGGTACTAATACTGCTAACTGACTGGCTATCTACAACAGCGAAGTGAACATGAAGTGTTGACAATGATGAGAGGTTTCCCAAAATTAATGTTTCTAGCTCAACATATATGGCCATTCCACTTACTGGAAAATTTAACACACATTAGAAGTTGTTCTGGGTCAATTTCCAAGAGTTTTCTTTCAGAAATTTATATCATTTTTAGAAATTTCTTTCTGTCTAGATTTTGAACCTAATTTGAAATACTGAATCCTTCAAGAGTAAATCAAATAAATTGTAGTGGTATTAAGTCTTTAGTGGTGTATAAACAAGTGGATTTTTAGGATAAATTGGTAcgtccacaaaaaataaaaattaagttaaaacgAAAAAGAAAGCTTGGGGTAAAtaccaatattaaaaaaatatcatgGCAATTGTTTATAAAGCAAGCGGCTTCCCCTTCATGCCACACGATATGCTTTCATTAAGGTGTACTCTTTCCGGTTGGTGTGAGCAGCCCAGATGAAAAGAGCAGAAGCCATGAACTGTAAGGGAGCTGAGACGCAAGCAAGGCAGAAGGACCATCCAAATTCACCAATTACGTTCTCAGGCGGTTGCAATTTCTGATGGAGCAGTTTGATTCCAGCAACATAACAACTTACTGTGCCCAATGTACACAGACCTTGgggagaaattaagaaaataaaacatctttaaaTAAGAGCACATTAGAGTTTTTCAGTCAACATGGCAGTGCAGCTATACGTCAATGTTTAGAAATTATCACTCCCTGAGGAGACAGAAAGAAGCCAAGTTAGGTAAGATGATAAGACCCACCTGCAAGGAGATGAAGAATGCCAGTAGCAATGGTGGGATATAAGCTTCGGCAGATACACGCACAGAGTCCAATCAATGCCCCAAAGCACATCAAACCTAGACTTACAAAAGGTAAAAGGAACTGGCAACGCCAAAGATCTGGtttgagaaaaggagaaaaagaatagcTATGTTACCATAATTTCAGACCActttataataaaagaaatattctaaTTAGACCTTTACTCAAAAAGTGAAAAAGTACTCTAATACTGAGAACTTTAATAAATCATACCATTCAAAACAATACTAACTCCATCCTGAAAAAGAAAGCCAATAAGAGATAGCAGTTTATTGCCATTTATTCTACAAATGCTTTGTGAACTAATCCTCCCTACAGCTATTACTatagaaaattattatttctatttggtaagtgaagaaacagacAAGAGGCCTAAATAACTTGCTCAAAGTACAAGTGGGAAAGCAGGGTTTGAAACAAAAATAGTCTGTTTCTACATGCAGACAGTGTCAAGTCCTGGGATCTAAAGgcagtaatattttaaatgtgtacTGATTATAAATGGCTTGTCTTACATAATGGATACTACATAATGGATGTGGAACAcacttgtttttattatcatatattttCTTATCAACATGAGGAGATGACGGCCACACAAAAGACCTCATAatttctgattttaattattaGTAATTCTATGCATTTTCACTGCAAAACAGAAGACCTGTActtattgaacatttcctctcaTAATATAGTCATATTTATAGACAAGCTCAAAAAGAATCCCTGAAGCCCTAAAACCTGATGCTGAAGTCTGAAGATAGTTGTTACAAGAGCTGCCTAACCATCAAATCATAAAATGTtctcaacattttttcttttacatctacACATACACTTTCGGTATTACACAGATGAACATATTTGACAAGCTTGACACATTCAGACCTCAAACTTGTTCATGAACTTAGGCAGTAGGAGTGTTTATCTCAAATACAAGAGTATATTATTTCTCATAAATGTACGCATACTTAAAAGtgccataaaaatatattttggaagTTTAGATTCCTACAAAGTATTAGCTATTTTTCTCAACTAAGTCATATTTGTACCTTCTAAAATATATTACCAATAGAACAGAGCTCATTGGAATATAATTAGAAAATGTATTTCATGTTGACATACCTACTAATACATCGTTTTCCAAAAATAAAGTTTAACAAAcactattatttccttttcttcccaacAGTCCTACTGAGATCAAAGTACTACTCACAGGTCCGAAGTAAATCAATTCCACTATTATGGTTTCCAGGATCAACGAATTTCAGCATAAACTGCTCCGTTAGTGTGAAACTCATGCATTTTGTAACCACATCAAATGACTCTGGAACAAGAACGATTAATTGCTGTTTTCATTATAAACATTTCATAATAATCTCTTTCTGTAACTACTCTCTACAAAGAAGTGGTATAGAAAGGTTTTCCCAGGGGAATTATCCATCTCTTTTGCTGACTGGCAATGGGTTTCACCAATGCCCAAGAGATACCTTACAGTGACAAGATGATAATAgacataaggaagaaaaaaaagaaagaatagtagTACAATGAATGACAGATGAGGTATGTTAAAAGACTAGAAGGGAGTCAGGAGGGAACAAAGACTGAAATAAGAACTTCAATGTTCTTACTCTGCTATCCATGGAGTCCATTTCAGGTGATAACACAAATCTACCCTTCCAGTTTCTCGGACTAGAAAGTTTAGAGTAACTC is a window from the Perognathus longimembris pacificus isolate PPM17 chromosome 5, ASM2315922v1, whole genome shotgun sequence genome containing:
- the Cldnd1 gene encoding claudin domain-containing protein 1 isoform X2 produces the protein MDNRFATAFVIACVLSLISTIYMAASIGTDFWYEYRSRVQENSSDLNKSIWEDFISDETDEKTYNDALFRYSGTVGLWRRCITIPKNTHWYAPPERTESFDVVTKCMSFTLTEQFMLKFVDPGNHNSGIDLLRTYLWRCQFLLPFVSLGLMCFGALIGLCACICRSLYPTIATGILHLLAGLCTLGTVSCYVAGIKLLHQKLQPPENVIGEFGWSFCLACVSAPLQFMASALFIWAAHTNRKEYTLMKAYRVA
- the Cldnd1 gene encoding claudin domain-containing protein 1 isoform X1, translating into MGGDRLENKTSVSVASWSSLNARMDNRFATAFVIACVLSLISTIYMAASIGTDFWYEYRSRVQENSSDLNKSIWEDFISDETDEKTYNDALFRYSGTVGLWRRCITIPKNTHWYAPPERTESFDVVTKCMSFTLTEQFMLKFVDPGNHNSGIDLLRTYLWRCQFLLPFVSLGLMCFGALIGLCACICRSLYPTIATGILHLLAGLCTLGTVSCYVAGIKLLHQKLQPPENVIGEFGWSFCLACVSAPLQFMASALFIWAAHTNRKEYTLMKAYRVA